In the Kribbella sp. NBC_00482 genome, one interval contains:
- a CDS encoding phosphotransferase: MITGLEPLGRDALGEEDLAALVRTITGDPAAVAGAVRVEPVDYPIGTPSTESLQRVFGTTLDGADWSCFVKKLQSVRHSPIIELVPVEFRQSFIDYMPWQLEIAVHQSGVGDLMPPGLRLAHAYRMDVYDDDRATLWMENVIQEWGPWPMDRFERAAYLLGRLSARRQPHLVEPLLDRVVSSTPGTALRYYAGGRVMKSALPALTDPETWRHPLLSAAVCHLGDHRLRDDLLALGERVPAVLDALEALPQCYQHGDASPQNLLVPHDSPDEFVAIDWGFDCPQAVGFDLGQLLIGLAHAGELAPEALPAVHKVILKGFQEGLAADGLQVTEEEVLYGYLGSLLIRATFTALPLEMFGTPNAPLELFEQRVQLTRVLVDLVSPVV; encoded by the coding sequence ATGATCACCGGACTGGAACCATTGGGCCGGGACGCGTTGGGGGAGGAGGACCTGGCCGCGCTCGTGCGGACGATCACCGGGGATCCGGCGGCCGTCGCGGGCGCGGTCCGGGTCGAACCTGTCGACTACCCGATCGGTACGCCGAGCACCGAGTCGCTGCAGCGCGTCTTCGGTACGACGCTCGACGGCGCCGACTGGTCGTGCTTCGTGAAGAAGCTGCAGTCCGTCCGGCACTCCCCGATCATCGAGCTCGTGCCCGTGGAGTTCCGGCAGAGCTTCATCGACTACATGCCCTGGCAGTTGGAGATCGCCGTCCACCAGAGCGGCGTCGGCGACCTGATGCCGCCGGGCCTACGACTGGCGCACGCCTACCGGATGGACGTGTACGACGACGACCGCGCGACCCTGTGGATGGAGAACGTCATCCAGGAATGGGGCCCGTGGCCGATGGACCGCTTCGAGCGGGCGGCGTACCTGCTCGGCCGGTTGTCAGCTCGCCGGCAACCCCATCTCGTAGAGCCCCTGCTCGACCGGGTCGTCTCCAGCACCCCCGGTACGGCGCTGAGGTACTACGCCGGCGGCCGCGTCATGAAGTCGGCGCTACCGGCGCTGACCGACCCGGAGACCTGGCGGCACCCACTGCTGAGCGCAGCGGTCTGTCACCTGGGCGACCACCGTCTACGGGACGACCTGCTCGCACTGGGCGAGCGCGTCCCCGCCGTACTCGACGCACTCGAGGCGTTGCCGCAGTGCTACCAGCACGGGGATGCGAGCCCGCAGAACCTGCTGGTTCCGCATGACAGTCCGGACGAGTTCGTGGCGATCGACTGGGGGTTCGACTGCCCGCAGGCGGTCGGGTTCGATCTGGGGCAGTTGCTGATCGGACTGGCCCACGCGGGCGAGCTCGCGCCGGAGGCGTTGCCCGCAGTACACAAGGTGATCTTGAAGGGGTTCCAGGAGGGTCTCGCAGCGGACGGCCTGCAGGTCACCGAGGAGGAGGTTCTCTACGGGTACCTGGGGTCGCTGCTGATCCGGGCGACGTTCACCGCGCTGCCGTTGGAGATGTTCGGCACGCCCAACGCTCCACTGGAGCTGTTCGAGCAGCGGGTCCAGCTGACCCGTGTGCTGGTCGACCTGGTTTCCCCTGTCGTTTGA
- a CDS encoding M28 family metallopeptidase, translating to MRKSLVPGLGVVLVAATLLATGNSAVAADSPDISVTNTKAHLDQLQSIATSNGGNRYTGRAGYKASADYVKAKLDAAGYTTTLQSFSTSAGTSYNVIAEWPHGDATHVVMAGSHLDSVSSGPGINDNGSGSAGVLETALAYAASGQTPKNRLRFGFWGAEELGLLGSKYYVNNLPAAERDKIELYLNFDMIASPNPGYFVYDDNPAGNGARDDLVTYFTGKSVQTEFIDVQGRSDHAAFRSLGIPTAGTFSGAEGTKTSAQATKWGGTAGQAYDPCYHRSCDNINNLDLTSLDRQIDAIGHMIWTYAQKDYTGGPPPTGDNLLQNPGFESGAANWTGTTGVITNSTSRPAHAGSYKAWLQGNGRSTTENIGQSVAIPGTATAAALSLWIRIDTAETTGSTVYDTVKVQIVDGSTATTLATYSNLNKSTSYVQKTLNVTQYKGKTVTVKFVGQEDSSLQTSFVIDDVALTAS from the coding sequence ATGCGCAAGTCCCTTGTCCCTGGACTCGGCGTAGTGCTCGTCGCTGCCACACTGCTTGCCACCGGCAACAGCGCGGTCGCGGCCGACTCGCCCGATATCTCTGTCACCAACACCAAGGCCCATCTGGACCAGTTGCAGTCCATTGCCACCAGCAACGGCGGTAACCGGTACACCGGCCGGGCCGGGTACAAGGCTTCGGCCGACTATGTGAAGGCCAAGCTGGACGCGGCCGGGTACACCACGACCCTGCAGTCGTTCAGCACCTCGGCTGGTACGTCGTACAACGTGATCGCGGAATGGCCGCACGGCGACGCGACCCATGTGGTGATGGCCGGCTCGCACCTGGACAGCGTCAGTTCCGGTCCGGGAATCAACGACAACGGCTCTGGTAGCGCCGGCGTACTCGAAACCGCACTTGCTTACGCTGCCAGTGGTCAGACGCCCAAGAACCGGCTGCGGTTCGGGTTCTGGGGTGCCGAGGAGCTCGGGCTGCTCGGGTCGAAGTACTACGTGAACAACTTGCCCGCCGCCGAGCGGGACAAGATCGAGCTTTACCTGAACTTCGACATGATCGCGTCGCCGAACCCGGGGTACTTCGTATACGACGACAACCCGGCCGGCAACGGCGCCCGTGACGACCTGGTGACGTACTTCACCGGCAAGAGCGTGCAGACCGAGTTCATCGACGTCCAGGGCCGCTCGGACCACGCGGCGTTCCGTTCGTTGGGGATTCCAACGGCCGGTACGTTCTCCGGCGCCGAGGGCACCAAGACGTCCGCCCAGGCGACGAAGTGGGGAGGTACTGCAGGCCAGGCGTACGACCCGTGCTACCACCGGTCGTGCGACAACATCAACAACCTGGACCTGACCTCGCTGGACCGCCAGATCGATGCCATCGGCCACATGATCTGGACGTACGCGCAGAAGGACTACACCGGCGGGCCGCCCCCGACCGGCGACAACCTGCTGCAGAACCCGGGTTTCGAGTCCGGTGCGGCGAACTGGACCGGGACGACCGGTGTCATCACCAACAGCACGTCACGCCCGGCGCACGCCGGTTCGTACAAGGCGTGGTTGCAGGGGAACGGCCGCAGCACTACCGAGAACATCGGGCAGTCGGTCGCAATCCCCGGTACGGCGACAGCGGCGGCGTTGTCGTTGTGGATCCGGATCGACACCGCTGAGACCACGGGCTCCACGGTGTACGACACGGTCAAGGTGCAGATCGTCGACGGGTCCACCGCGACCACGCTGGCGACGTACTCGAACCTGAACAAGAGCACGTCGTACGTGCAGAAAACGCTGAATGTCACGCAGTACAAGGGAAAGACGGTCACGGTGAAGTTCGTCGGCCAGGAGGATTCCTCCCTGCAGACGAGCTTCGTGATCGACGACGTAGCCCTGACCGCGAGCTAG
- a CDS encoding M4 family metallopeptidase, with product MAIVAAAGLATTFTASNAGAADRTAPLPASGFNQPAAVQAEQALTAQTAAALGLGTGEQLKVRDVVKDADGTEYVRYDRTFNGLKVVGGDLIVKRKGESVGQVTYNRGAKSVAVATKPTLSQSAALTKGAQAAKFKATGNKGALVVFVTPSKPVLAYEVVTTGVKADQTPSVLHSFVDAKSGAVLAQDDEVKTGTGNSMYSGTVSIGTSGSFTMTDPTRGGNYTTDLNGSTSGNGTTFTDADDTWGTGAASNRQTAGVDAHYGSQLTWDYYKNVHGRNGIFNNGQGARSRTHYGNAYVNAFWDGTQMTYGDGSGNTHPLTSIDVAGHEMSHGVTEATANLDYSGDAGGLNEATSDIFGTAVEFSANNSSDPGDYLIGEKININGNGTPLRYMDKPSKDGRSVDCWSTSTGGLDPHYSSGPLNHWFYLASEGTGSKVIGGVTHSSTACNGATITGIGRDVAAKVWYRTLSTKLSSGSTYKDAREGAINSAKELYGADSAQCKGIEAAFTGISVPAGAAACGGGTDPEPPTGDNLLQNPGFESGAVNWTGTSGPITNNTGRPARTGTWKLWLQGNGRSTTENVGQSVAIPASATAATLSFWIRIDTAETTGSTVYDTAKVQVVDGSTTTTLATYSNLNKNTSYVQKTLNVTQYKGKTVTVKFVGQEDSSLQTSFVIDDTSLTAS from the coding sequence GTGGCCATAGTCGCGGCAGCGGGTCTTGCCACGACGTTCACCGCTTCGAACGCGGGTGCCGCCGACCGGACGGCTCCGCTCCCGGCATCCGGCTTCAACCAGCCGGCAGCCGTTCAGGCCGAACAGGCGCTGACCGCGCAGACGGCCGCCGCTCTCGGCCTTGGCACCGGCGAGCAGCTCAAGGTCCGCGACGTGGTCAAGGACGCGGACGGCACCGAGTACGTCCGCTACGACCGTACCTTCAACGGCCTCAAGGTCGTCGGAGGCGACCTGATCGTCAAGCGCAAGGGCGAGTCGGTCGGGCAGGTCACGTACAACCGCGGCGCCAAATCGGTCGCCGTCGCCACCAAGCCGACTCTGTCCCAGTCGGCGGCGCTCACCAAGGGCGCGCAGGCGGCCAAGTTCAAGGCCACCGGCAACAAGGGTGCGTTGGTCGTCTTCGTGACGCCGAGCAAGCCCGTCCTCGCGTACGAGGTGGTGACCACCGGTGTGAAGGCCGACCAGACCCCGTCGGTGCTGCACTCGTTCGTCGACGCCAAGTCCGGTGCCGTGCTGGCGCAGGACGACGAGGTCAAGACCGGTACCGGCAACTCGATGTACTCCGGCACCGTCAGCATCGGTACGTCGGGCAGCTTCACGATGACCGACCCGACCCGCGGCGGCAACTACACCACGGACCTGAACGGCTCGACCTCCGGTAACGGCACGACGTTCACCGACGCCGACGACACCTGGGGTACCGGCGCCGCGTCGAACCGCCAGACCGCCGGTGTGGACGCGCACTACGGTTCGCAGCTGACCTGGGACTACTACAAGAACGTCCACGGTCGCAACGGCATCTTCAACAACGGTCAGGGCGCGCGCTCGCGCACGCACTACGGCAACGCCTACGTGAACGCGTTCTGGGACGGCACCCAGATGACGTACGGCGACGGCAGCGGCAACACCCACCCGCTGACGTCGATCGACGTGGCCGGTCACGAGATGAGCCACGGCGTCACCGAGGCGACCGCGAACCTGGACTACTCCGGCGACGCGGGCGGCCTGAACGAGGCGACGTCCGACATCTTCGGTACGGCGGTGGAGTTCTCCGCCAACAACTCGTCCGACCCGGGTGACTACCTGATCGGCGAGAAGATCAACATCAACGGCAACGGCACGCCGCTGCGCTACATGGACAAGCCCTCGAAGGACGGCCGCAGCGTGGACTGCTGGTCGACCAGCACCGGTGGCCTGGACCCGCACTACTCGTCCGGCCCGCTGAACCACTGGTTCTACCTGGCGTCGGAAGGCACCGGGAGCAAGGTCATCGGCGGCGTGACGCACAGCAGCACCGCCTGCAACGGCGCCACCATCACCGGCATCGGCCGCGACGTGGCCGCCAAGGTCTGGTACCGCACGCTGAGCACCAAGCTGAGCTCGGGCAGCACCTACAAGGACGCCCGTGAGGGTGCGATCAACTCCGCGAAGGAGCTGTACGGCGCGGACTCGGCGCAGTGCAAGGGCATCGAGGCCGCGTTCACCGGCATCTCGGTCCCGGCCGGCGCGGCCGCCTGCGGCGGTGGCACCGACCCGGAGCCGCCGACCGGCGACAACCTGCTGCAGAACCCGGGCTTCGAGTCCGGCGCGGTGAACTGGACCGGCACCTCGGGCCCGATCACCAACAACACCGGTCGCCCGGCGCGGACCGGCACCTGGAAGCTGTGGCTGCAGGGCAACGGTCGTTCCACCACCGAGAACGTCGGCCAGTCGGTCGCGATCCCGGCCTCGGCGACCGCCGCCACCCTGTCGTTCTGGATCCGGATCGACACCGCCGAGACGACTGGCTCGACGGTGTACGACACGGCGAAGGTACAGGTCGTCGACGGGTCGACCACGACCACGCTGGCGACGTACTCGAACCTGAACAAGAACACGTCGTACGTCCAGAAGACGCTCAACGTGACGCAGTACAAGGGAAAGACCGTCACAGTGAAGTTCGTCGGCCAGGAGGACTCCTCCCTGCAGACCAGCTTCGTCATCGACGACACGTCCCTGACCGCGAGCTGA
- a CDS encoding thioredoxin domain-containing protein — protein MANELGQSTSPYLRQHAGNPVEWREWSERAFAEARERDVPIFLSVGYSACHWCHVMAHESFEDAETAAYLAEHVVSVKVDREERPDVDAIYMAATVAMTGQGGWPMSVFLTPAGEPFFCGTYFPKDSRGGMASFRQVLEAITDAWQNRREQLDGIGKRVVEQLGAQQPPGQEAFDLAQAVQLLKVDFDPVDAGFGRSPKFPPSMVLDFLLRHHRRTGDEDALAMVAHTCDRMARGGMYDQLAGGFARYSVDGQWIVPHFEKMLYDNALLLDVYTHWWTISGDPLAKRIAEETADFLLAELRTPEGGFASALDADTDGEEGKYYAWTPEQLREAVGDDADWVIDLCDVTGTFEHGTSVLQLRQDPDDLDRWNRVREALKQARSSRTYPGRDDKVVAAWNGLAITALTRAGVVLGKPQYVEAAEEAARLIRDVHLDGARLYRTSRDGVRGSADGVLEDYAAVAQGCLTLLGATGDVEWYRVAEALLDRVLEQFVADGSYFDTAADAEQLVWRPQDATDNATPSGVSLAAEAFATLASLTGSDRYETAAQQALQASSAIAQRAPRFAGRALAVAETIATGPLEIAIAGDSPELLRVAFADAPWGTPIAAGAPGSAVPLMAGRDLVDGRPAAYVCQKFTCRLPVTLPEHLRRELRPTD, from the coding sequence ATGGCGAACGAGCTCGGACAGTCGACCAGTCCGTACCTGCGGCAGCACGCGGGCAATCCGGTGGAGTGGCGGGAGTGGTCCGAGCGGGCGTTCGCCGAGGCCCGTGAGCGGGACGTGCCGATCTTCCTGTCGGTGGGGTACTCCGCCTGTCACTGGTGTCACGTGATGGCGCACGAGTCGTTCGAGGACGCCGAGACAGCGGCGTACCTGGCTGAGCATGTCGTGAGCGTGAAGGTGGACCGGGAGGAGCGGCCGGACGTCGACGCCATCTACATGGCGGCGACGGTGGCGATGACCGGGCAGGGCGGCTGGCCGATGTCAGTGTTCCTGACGCCGGCGGGGGAGCCGTTCTTCTGCGGGACGTACTTTCCGAAGGATTCCCGCGGCGGGATGGCGTCGTTCCGGCAGGTGCTGGAGGCAATCACCGACGCGTGGCAGAACCGGCGTGAGCAGCTCGACGGGATCGGGAAGCGGGTCGTCGAGCAGCTCGGCGCGCAGCAGCCCCCGGGCCAGGAGGCGTTCGATCTGGCGCAGGCTGTCCAGCTGCTGAAGGTCGATTTCGACCCGGTCGACGCCGGCTTCGGGCGGTCCCCGAAGTTCCCGCCGTCGATGGTGCTCGACTTCCTGCTCCGCCACCACCGCCGGACCGGCGACGAGGACGCGCTGGCGATGGTCGCCCACACCTGCGACCGGATGGCCCGCGGCGGGATGTACGACCAGCTCGCCGGCGGCTTCGCGCGGTACTCCGTCGACGGCCAATGGATCGTCCCGCACTTCGAGAAGATGCTGTACGACAACGCGCTGCTCCTCGACGTCTACACGCACTGGTGGACGATCAGCGGTGACCCGCTCGCGAAGCGCATCGCCGAGGAGACCGCCGACTTCCTGCTCGCCGAGCTGCGGACGCCCGAAGGCGGCTTCGCGTCCGCCCTCGACGCCGACACCGACGGCGAGGAGGGCAAGTACTACGCCTGGACGCCCGAGCAACTCCGTGAAGCCGTCGGGGACGACGCCGACTGGGTCATCGACCTCTGCGACGTGACCGGAACCTTCGAGCACGGTACGTCGGTCCTCCAGCTCCGGCAGGACCCGGATGACCTGGACCGGTGGAACCGGGTACGTGAAGCGCTTAAGCAAGCGCGAAGCAGTCGTACCTACCCGGGCCGCGACGACAAGGTGGTGGCCGCGTGGAACGGTCTGGCGATCACGGCACTCACCCGCGCCGGAGTCGTGCTCGGCAAGCCGCAGTACGTCGAGGCCGCGGAGGAAGCGGCCCGCTTGATCCGCGACGTACATCTGGACGGCGCGCGGTTGTACCGGACGTCGCGGGACGGTGTGCGGGGGAGTGCGGACGGCGTACTCGAGGACTATGCGGCGGTCGCTCAAGGCTGTCTGACCTTGCTGGGCGCGACTGGCGATGTCGAGTGGTATCGGGTCGCGGAGGCCTTGCTGGACAGGGTTCTGGAGCAGTTTGTTGCTGATGGCTCCTATTTCGACACGGCCGCGGACGCCGAGCAGTTGGTGTGGCGGCCGCAGGACGCGACGGACAATGCGACCCCGTCGGGCGTCAGTCTCGCCGCCGAGGCCTTCGCCACGCTCGCAAGCCTGACTGGATCAGACCGGTATGAGACCGCGGCCCAGCAGGCGCTGCAGGCCTCGTCCGCCATCGCACAGCGCGCGCCCCGCTTCGCCGGCCGGGCTCTCGCGGTCGCCGAAACCATCGCCACCGGCCCACTTGAGATCGCGATCGCCGGGGACTCGCCGGAGCTTTTGCGGGTCGCCTTTGCCGACGCGCCCTGGGGTACGCCGATCGCGGCCGGCGCGCCCGGTTCCGCCGTACCGCTGATGGCCGGACGGGACCTGGTCGACGGTCGGCCGGCGGCATATGTATGTCAGAAATTCACCTGCCGGCTGCCCGTGACGTTGCCGGAACACCTTCGTCGGGAGTTGCGCCCTACGGACTGA